Below is a genomic region from Elephas maximus indicus isolate mEleMax1 chromosome 22, mEleMax1 primary haplotype, whole genome shotgun sequence.
TGTGGCCTGCCGGGCTGGGGTGGGAGCCAGATCTTTGAGGCTGACCCCCGATTCATTTGGCCCCATGTAGCAAGAAGCTgctgaggaggaagagaaaaagcgATATGAAAATGAATATGAAACAGCCCGAAGGGAAGCGATGGAACGGATGAAAGCAGAGGAGGAGAGGCGGCAACTGGAGGAGAAACTGTGGGCTGAGGCGCTGCTTCAGCAGATGGAGGAGCTGAAGGTGAAGGAGATGGAGGTGAGCACAGGCCCCACCACGGCCTCCTTCCTGGCACATCTCCTTGCCATCAAATGGGAGTTTAAGAAGCTGTTCTCAATAGAGATTGTATCGGGAGACGTGGTTTTACCAGATGCAACAACAGCTGGGCTCTCCCTTCCCTCGCATGAATTCCCATCTGATGTTTTCCATACCCCTAGGTTGTGTGCCCAGATCCTAGGACGTGAATGATGTGGAGACAATATACGTTCTCTAGACGTGTTTAGAGACCTGCTGTCCCAGAGCCTTCTTAGGACTGGGATTTTTGGTGCGCTACGTGGCCACAATTCAGTCTGATATCCTTAGCACACAGCTCTCCACTGGTAGCAGGTCGTGGGTCTCAAGGCATAAACCATGAGGGTTTTTGGTCCACGGTGCAGTTTCCTGGTGGGGCTGAGTCTTCCCATTCAGATGAGGCGAGGCCCTGGGCTCACTTGGCCCCCTTGTCCCTCCATTCCCCAGGACTGAATGGTTCCATAAACATAATTAGTGCCACTACTTATACTAGGTGCTAAGCGCTGGGGCAGTGCGCAAGGCCCACAGTCCCAGCCATCACGGCAGGAGAGTGTCAGGTGGGGAGACAGACGTTAAGTTCAGTAAAGTGGGGACAAGTACCGGGTCCCGTGGGAACATGGAGCCTCCTTGTCTGCGGAGTTGGGAAAAGCTTTTGGAAATGGCTTGCTGAGATGGGACAGGTAAGCAAGTAAAGCTGGGCAGAGGGGCTCAGTGCCCCAAAGGTGGGAGAGAACATGACTACCAGGGTGGCCAGGCCAGCCCTTGGTGCTTGTGTCTGCCAAAACTGGCAATGAGCAATGAAGGCCGCTCTGATTCCCTTGATCTCAGTTGCATTTCCTGTCTTTGTGACCACAGGCGACCAAACTGAAAAAGGAGCAAGAAAATCTGTTGAAGCAGCGGTGGGAGCTGGAGAGGCTGGAGGAGGACAGGAAGCGGATGGCGGCCTTCCGTCAGAAGGCAGAGCTGGGGTGTGTGAGGAGGCCCTGCTCGCCCCTCCCAGCCCAGGGCCCTTCCAGGCGGCAGGCTCCTTGCTGCTTTCCCAGCCTTGTGTCTGGGGCCTGGACACTATAAAGTATACGACCTATAGTATGTAGTTCTCTAAGCTGTTTAGTTCTTTATAAGATACTGACGGCAGTCTCTGTTTTGCTCACTTGTAGGCGATTTTTGAGACATCAGTATAATGTGCAACTTAACAGACGTACACAGCAGATCCAAGAGGAACTGGTAAGTCCGCAGAGacagcctggcctttcttccacccTCTTTTGAAAACAGTGTTTTTCATTGCTCAGTATATGAGTTCATTCTTGTACAAATTAAAACGTAAAGTGAGATTCAACCTTGAATAGCCCCTGTGATCCCTGCCCTCCCCAGAAGTGACCATTTGGTGTGCATCTTTCTAGATATAGTTCTCTACACACTCACCGAGAGAAGGTTTCTGGTGCTTGTTTAAGTATAACTGAAGTTGCATCCTGCAGTGTGTTTACCTGAAGAGATCTCGAATATTTTTTAAGATCAGTGTATTcaggctgagcatgttctttgttcttttgtggtAGCTGCTCGGTATTCCTATCACGTGCTTTGGGGAGCTCCCTCTCTGAGACAGGGACAAAGAGAGGGAGCAAAACCGCTCTCCTCCCGTCCCCGTCTACGCCAGTCAGACAACCCCAGGTAGCAGCGTCACTGCTGCTATTCTGAGTCTTTCTTTACAGCATTCCACGGTAGAGATCACATAAAAGTAATTCtcttactaatggatatttgagttgtttctgattttTCCCTCTTACGTAAAGCCGCCACAAACATTCTGTACATATATCTGTGCAGTTCTGTCACTGTAGTCTgtgttcctagaagtggaatcgCTGCCAGAGTGTGTCCTAAAAAGCTCTGCCCGTTTTCAGTTCCACAGACATGTCTGGGATCACAGACACGCACGTGATGGCAGAGGGTCTGTGTTAGGGAGAGAGCTCCTGGGCCTCTGCAGTGTTTAAACCATCCCTAAGCGATTATTCCATGTCTGTTCTGAAAAAGCCATCCCACATCTTCCCATGTCTGCCTGGAGAGCATTTGGAAGGCTCACAACCCCCTGCTCTCAGGAGAGCGCTCAGCAGGTGGTTGGCTGCTGCTGCTCAGGGCTCTGCCCAGCTCACCGCTGCATGTCATCCTGCTTCCTCTAGGAGGCAGACAAGCggatcctccaggcgctcctcgaGAAGGAGGATGAGAACCAGCGCGTCCAGCTGGCCAGGCGGGAGCAAGCCCTGGCCGATGTGGCATGGATGAAGCAGGTGATCGAGGAGCAGCTGCAGCTGGAGCGGGAACGGGAGGCGGAGCAGCAGACGCTGTTGAGGTGAGAGGTGGTGACTGTCTGGACGGGACCCTGTGGGCCTTTGCTCTGGGGCCTCACAGGCCCTGCTAGTCACAGGAAAGTCGCCACTTGTTACGGAAACTTCTATCCATGTTGATTTGTCCATCATTCCTGAGGAGCACATCTTTGCTGTCGGGTCCAGTTTGTGGTGGGGTGTTTCCCTTTTAGGTCATTGAAAGTGGAAGTCATGGTAGAGAGTCAGGATCTGTTGATCTAAAATCTTAGAAACTTGAAAGGCTGTATATTAGAGAAGTGCTGAATACTTCTTAACTCTATTAAATGGGTCTGGATCCCAAAATTAAACTAGTAGAGTCAAACCTGAGAACAGGTCATGTtttctgagcacttactgtgtaccaGACACGAGGATTTAATGCTGATGCCCAGCCGTCAGGGCACGGAGACTCGAGGGCGAGCCAGCCTGGCCCCGGGACAGTGGTGAGGAGGCTCCGGCACAAGCCCTGCCCCTCCTCTCCCAGGTCCTGATGACTTCCTTCACCACGGGCTTAAATGGCCGTGGTGGTGGAGCGTTCCAGGTGTTGTGTGTAAGGAAATGGGGCATAttaaaaaaggtaatttaaagtACTCATGGTAATACTTTCTGTGAATGTTGCCCTTCATTTTAAGCTTTTAAAGCTTGTTTGGGTAGGTTTACTTGAGGGCTGGCCCCACAGGAAGCCCAAGATGTGCGCTCACCGATACTTTGGGgccctgtttgttcttttgttaacGTTCTGCCCTCGGTGGTGGTAGGGGCCTGCCCTCATCTATGTTGTTTGCCTAGGGACGAGGCTAAGGAGGTGTGGGAGAAGAGAGAGGCGGAGTGGGCCCGAGAGAGGAGTGCACGGGACCGACTGATGAGTGAGGTAATCGCCGCGCGCAGACACGAGGGGCCATCACGTCGCTGGGCAGGTGTCCAGGAGTCACTGACCACAGCCTGGCCCTCAGATCTTCTGGGGGCAGAGTCTTCTCTGGTCATTTTAAATGGGATTTAAAAAGCATGATAAAGGTAACATAAGCTTATTAACAAAAAAACTCAGAATGACAGaaaagtgaaaatgaaaaaaaatccagagCCCCATCATCCACGTAAGCCAAACACCAGACCCATCGCTGTCACGGCAGCTCCAACTTCGGGCGACCCCGTCTGTTtccgagtggaactgtgctctacaggatcCTCAtccacagaaaaaccaaaccaagcctgttgtggtccagtcccttctgactcatggcgaccggataggacagggtagaactgccccctagggtttccaaggagcgcctggcggattccaactgccgaccttttggttaccagccgagctcttaaccactgtgtcaccagggctccttgatccaCATCCTTGATCCACATCACCACTACTAATTTCCTCCTACTcttctatgtatatttttaaatactgTGTTATCTTTGATTTCAAGCATCTTATCATACTATTACATCATCTTCCCAGATATTATTTCAGGGCTGCATAAGATAACCTCACGTGGGTGTATCATAGTTGGTTTAACCATTCCCCACGTGTGGGTATCCTGGTATTTTGCAACTCTGAGCCAGTATGAGAAACACCGCAATGAACATCTTGGTACATAAGGTTTTTCCATATTTaggcatttttttcccttaggGTAGATAACCAGAAGTGGGCTAAGTGGGTTAAAGACTGTAATTATTTTGTCAGTGTATAAGTAATGCATAGACAACACACCTCGGTTATGAGGAaatcttttgggaaaaaaaattgtcttctTTATCCATGTActgaaagttattttaaaatggttTGTAGCATGCCAGTACACTGTATTTTGGAATTCATGGGAAACCAGGTCTCAGTTGGTGATGTTTCACTTTTGTGAATACCAAATATTCTCCAGCGTCTTTTGATTTTccccattttaaattcttctccgGGTTGTGGCCACTTTCCATGTCCCCTCCAGAGAGCATAAATGTGGGTCCCATCCTGACCGCGTGCTGGCTTGGTGGAGGGTGTGATTCTGCTCTGTGGCCAGGGCTCCACCACAGCAGGCCTCTGCTGCTTTGAACAGTAGATTCAAACCCAAGATGGTGGTGAGGCTGTGACCCAGACTCTGCCTCTGGTCATTGTGGCtcgtggctttttttcttttttttagaaccCACTGATAGGGAGCGAGACATACCTTGTTTCTGGGGAAGGGCATCACCTACAACTTCTTTAGTCTCTTGGTGCTTAGCCAGGtgttgggggtgggtgggaaaaGCCTCTGTACCCTAGCAAACGTGGCAAACGTTGATTGGACCAAATTCTGTGGTCTGgacttgccttaaaaaaaaaaaaaaagttgccactgagATGATCccgacttacggcaaccccacgtgtgtcggagtagaactatgctccgtaggagggttttcagtggcagacttTTTTGGAAgtacgtcaccaggcctttcttcccaggtgcctctgggtggattcgaacctccaagcttctggttagcagccagacacttaaccactgcgccaccaaggctcctcttgACTTGCTTTAGTCTTAGGCTTGTAGAACGAGTATCTGTTAGAGTCAGACTGGAAGCTTCACTTTTCCTTTCTGCTGAGGACAGGTTCTGATGGGGAGACAACAACAAATCCAAGAGAAGATTGAACAGAATCGACGTGCACAAGAGGAGTCCCTGAAACACAGGGAGCAACTCATCCGCCATCTTGAGGAGGCGAGAGAATTGGCTCGTCGGGAGAAAGAGGAGAGTGAAGAACTGAAGTCGGCGCGGAAACAGGAGCTAGAAGCCCAGGTGGGGCTCACCCCAGGGGTAGGAACAGTCTGCAGGAGCAGCAAGGGCGCGCGAGAGCCTTGGCAGTAGCCCCAAGGGAATGAGCCCTGCTGGATCCCAGGCCATGCTTCTGAGTCAGAAGCCCTTGACTGATTCCGCTGCCTGGCACTGGGTGTTGTCCCCAAAGTCCACGTGTGGGGGTTCAGTGCACTGCTTTTGTTTCCAGTTGAAACCCGGCCCACATGATTGTAATTCAGACTCACTCCAGTAAGTTACTGAATTCAGTACCTGATACGCAACACAAAGTAGTCCTCAAACATGGCCTCATCCAGAGCTTTTACAAGGTGCACAGTCCCATCCACTTGACCTTTTTCAGTCCCCTAAGTTTCCCTCCTGCTCATTGGCACGTGCCGTCACCGTTACTTAGCTCTGATTCCGCAGCTGGGCAGAACCAGGGCTCACCCTGTGGTCAGAGGCAGGACTCTGCCCATGGGCCTGTGTCATGGGTGACGTCGCTCTTAATACCCAGGTTGCAGAGCGCCAGCTGCAGGCACTGGAAGAGGACCagcaagaggaggaggaggaggaggaggccagGCAGGTGGAGCAGCTCACCGACACCCTCCTCCAGCAGGAGGCGAAGATGATGGCTGAGCAGGGCTATCGGCCCAAGGTAGGGACCACTGCTGCTGAGCCAGACTCCAGCCGGCACCACCCTTCAGGCCTATGCATAGCCTTGTGCTCAGCTCTGCTTTCCAGCCGTCCCGGGTTCTTTCCCGCTTCTCTTCTCTTGTATCTCTCTCCCCGCCTGGTAGGGAACCTCGACCCAGGGTCTGTGTTGGTCCTCGGTTGGATCTCAAATAGCCCTTGAGGTgattttgctttggctgctgccacTGCAGCCCTCAGATGGTGAGCTGCATGCCTCCCCACCCTGTGTGGGGACAAAGAGCGATCTAAGGAGAGCATTGTCTACCGCTGACAAGGGGTGAAAGAGCGGTGGTACCAGATCTGACTACAGACAGCCAGAGCCCTGGTGAGCAGGAGGCCTGCTTCAGGTCCCTTCCTCCTCTCAGGGCCTCT
It encodes:
- the TCHP gene encoding trichoplein keratin filament-binding protein; this encodes MALPTLPSSWCSRRLLSQQLARQREQADWLRQQWDQNRRYFQLSDICSSKQAEWSSKTSYQRSMHAYQREKMKEEKRRSLEARRERLRQLILEEQDLLAKELEDLRLSMNSRERRIRERHGNLKSAREEQRKLVAEQLLYEHWKKNNPKLREIELDLHKKHVINSWETQRGEKKQQEAAEEEEKKRYENEYETARREAMERMKAEEERRQLEEKLWAEALLQQMEELKVKEMEATKLKKEQENLLKQRWELERLEEDRKRMAAFRQKAELGRFLRHQYNVQLNRRTQQIQEELEADKRILQALLEKEDENQRVQLARREQALADVAWMKQVIEEQLQLEREREAEQQTLLRDEAKEVWEKREAEWARERSARDRLMSEVLMGRQQQIQEKIEQNRRAQEESLKHREQLIRHLEEARELARREKEESEELKSARKQELEAQVAERQLQALEEDQQEEEEEEEARQVEQLTDTLLQQEAKMMAEQGYRPKTYGHPKIAWN